The genomic interval CACACGATGCACAGCAGCAGCTTGAGCAGGCGCCACCACACGAGGTACAGGCCGGGACCGATGAGGTAGAGCGGGCGGTCGGTGTACCCGGCTGCCAGCGCATCGGGGTCGCCGAGTTCGGTGAGAACGGCGCGCTCTGCGTCGAGTTGCGCCTCGCCGGCTTCAACGCGGGCGTCGATCTGATCGTCGATCGACGCGCGCAGCTCGGCCGCGAGGTCGTCGCGCGAGCGCTCAGGAACGGTGCGCATCGCCGCAGCGACATAGCGCTCGGTCAGGGTCATGGAGTGGGCGTTCATGTCAGTCCTCCTGAGGGAGAGCGTCGATCGACCCGGCGATCGCGCGGAATTCATCGGTGAGGGCGGCGGCCAGGCGAGCGCCTGCCGCGCTGGTGCGGTAGAACTTGCGAGGCCGTGCCTCGTCGGTGTTCCACTCGCTCGTGAGGTGTCCCTGCTTCTCGAGGCGCCGCAGCAGGGGGTAGAGCGTGTTCGCGTCGGTGTCGAATCCGCGCGCCTCGAGCTCTTCGAGCAGGCCGTACCCGTACCCCGGCTGCGCCAGCAGCCGCAGGCACGCCAGCACGATGGTGCCCCGCCGCAGCTCCTGCAGGTGGGTGTCGAGTGCTTCGGTCTCGCTCATGCCTCACACTGTAATGTGTGCCACACACTATTGTCAACCGCACATCAGTGTATGGAGAATCCCGCCGACATTGCCCATGGGACCCCATCCCGCAAGCCCCTGCCGATGCCGGACGACTCCCGACAGAGTGGACCGGTGAAGATCAGCGATACCAGCGACCTGTGGTGGAAGACCGCGGTCATCTACTGCCTCGACGTCGAGACGTTCTTCGACAGCGACGGGGACGGGGTCGGCGACCTCCCGGGGCTCGCGCAGCGCATCGACTATCTCGCCGATCTCGGCGTGACGTGCCTGTGGCTGATGCCGTTCTACCCGAGTCCGGACCGCGACGACGGCTATGACATCACCGACTTCTACGGCGTCGACCCGAGGCTGGGAAGCCACGGCGACCTCGTCGAGGTCATCCGCACGGCGAATGATCGCGGCATCCGGGTCATCGTCGACCTCGTCGTCAATCACACCTCCGACAAGCATCCATGGTTCGTGAACGCGCGCCGCAGTCGTACGTCGAAGTTCCGCGATTTCTACGTGTGGGTCGACAACCCGCCGAAGAAGCAGGCGAAGACCGTGTTCCCCGGGGAGGAGACGAGCGTCTGGCAGCTCGACGAAGCCACCGGACAGTACTTCCTGCACAGCTTCTACCGCTACCAACCCGATCTGAACATCGCCAACCCGAAAGTACGGGACGAGATCGCCAAGATGATCGGCTTCTGGCTCGAACTCGGCATCGACGGCTTCCGCGTCGACGCGGTGCCCTTCCTCATCGAGGCTCCCCCCGGTGTCGATATCGGCGACCCGCACGAGCACCTGCGCGAGATCCGCCGCTTCCTGCAGCGACGCCGGAGCGAAGCCATCCTTCTCGGCGAGGTGAACCTGCCGTTCGATCAGCAGCTGGAGTTCTTCGGCGGACACGAGGGCGAAGAACTCACACTGCAGTTCGACTTCATCGGGATGCAGGCGCTCCACCTTTCGCTGGCGCGGTCTGATCCGGCGCCGCTGATCCGCGCGCTCGAAGCACGACCTGCGACCGCCAGGGAGAGCCAGTGGGCGAACTTCGTGCGCAATCATGACGAGCTGACGCTCGACAAGCTGACCGATGCGGAACGGCAAGAGGTCTTCGAGGCCTTCGCGCCGGACGAGCGCCAGCGCGTGTACGGGCGTGGCATCACGCGCCGCGTGCCCCCTATGCTCGGCGGCGATCCCCGCCGCATCCGTATGGTCTACAGCCTGCTGTTCTCGCTTCCCGGGACGCCGGTGCTGTTCTACGGCGAAGAGATCGGAATGGGCGAGAACATCCAGA from Microbacterium pumilum carries:
- a CDS encoding PadR family transcriptional regulator, which codes for MSETEALDTHLQELRRGTIVLACLRLLAQPGYGYGLLEELEARGFDTDANTLYPLLRRLEKQGHLTSEWNTDEARPRKFYRTSAAGARLAAALTDEFRAIAGSIDALPQED
- a CDS encoding alpha-amylase family protein: MKISDTSDLWWKTAVIYCLDVETFFDSDGDGVGDLPGLAQRIDYLADLGVTCLWLMPFYPSPDRDDGYDITDFYGVDPRLGSHGDLVEVIRTANDRGIRVIVDLVVNHTSDKHPWFVNARRSRTSKFRDFYVWVDNPPKKQAKTVFPGEETSVWQLDEATGQYFLHSFYRYQPDLNIANPKVRDEIAKMIGFWLELGIDGFRVDAVPFLIEAPPGVDIGDPHEHLREIRRFLQRRRSEAILLGEVNLPFDQQLEFFGGHEGEELTLQFDFIGMQALHLSLARSDPAPLIRALEARPATARESQWANFVRNHDELTLDKLTDAERQEVFEAFAPDERQRVYGRGITRRVPPMLGGDPRRIRMVYSLLFSLPGTPVLFYGEEIGMGENIQIAGRQSVRTPMQWSRAKNGGFSHAAKSRLVAPIPEGGYAPQHVNVDDQYTDDGSLLQLIQRLTVRYRSSPEIGWGRFEVLEQEQSAVLAHSISADVGRFIALHNFSDVAVETTITLTDDPDATALSDLLGPGRIDLDDRSAAAIELPPYGFRWLRVVRPEDGRLG